A genomic segment from Salvia splendens isolate huo1 chromosome 13, SspV2, whole genome shotgun sequence encodes:
- the LOC121762926 gene encoding pantoate--beta-alanine ligase-like produces the protein MENKEPLIITDKDDMRRWSRSVRAQGKIVGFVPTMGYLHEGHLSLVQECKQHSNLTVVSIYVNPGQFSPNEDLSTYPSDFIGDINKLKNKAGGVDVVFHPKDLYDYGKHDGFVNAKRNDLEEGKVVSCVENSGQGHETWVRVERLEKGLCGSSRPVFFRGVATIVTKLFNIVEPDVAVFGKKDYQQWRIIERMVRDLDFGIKIIGAELLRDPDGLAKSSRNGHLSPEQRKKATSISESLFHAKTAAQKGQVVCRELKDLVIKTIHEAGGKVDYAEIVDQESLEVLEEIKCPAVFCIAAWFGNVRLLDNVEIVV, from the exons ATGGAAAATAAAGAGCCATTGATAATAACAGACAAAGATGATATGAGACGATGGTCAAGGTCCGTGAGGGCCCAAGGCAAGATTGTTGGCTTTGTCCCCACTATGGGTTATCTCCATGAAGGCCATCTTTCTCTCGTCCAAGAATGCAAGCAACACTCCAACCTCACGGTTGTCTCAATCTATGTAAATCCAGGGCAATTCTCCCCCAATGAGGACCTCTCCACTTACCCTTCAGATTTTATTGGCGATATTAACAAATTGAAGAACAAAGCTGGTGGTGTTGATGTTGTTTTCCACCCAAAAGATTTGTACGATTATGGGAAACATGATGGTTTTGTGAATGCAAAGAGAAATGATCTAGAAGAGGGAAAGGTGGTGTCTTGTGTGGAAAACAGTGGACAGGGTCACGAGACATGGGTCCGAGTTGAAAGATTGGAGAAGGGGTTGTGTGGGAGTAGTAGACCTGTTTTCTTTAGAGGGGTTGCAACTATTGTAACCAAGTTGTTCAATATAGTTGAACCTGATGTTGCTGTATTTGGGAAGAAGGATTATCAGCAATGGAGGATTATAGAAAGGATG GTTCGAGATCTTGATTTTGGCATTAAAATTATTGGCGCAGAGCTATTGCGTGACCCTGATGGCCTTGCAAAAAGTTCACGTAATGGGCACCTTTCACCGGAACAGAGGAAGAAG GCAACATCAATTAGTGAGTCACTGTTCCATGCTAAAACTGCTGCACAGAAGGGCCAAGTAGTTTGTAGAGAATTGAAGGATTTAGTCATCAAGACCATACATGAAGCTGGTGGAAAAGTTGATTATGCTGAG ATTGTAGaccaagaaagtttggaagtgCTGGAAGAGATCAAGTGCCCTGCAGTGTTTTGTATTGCTGCGTGGTTTGGAAATGTCAGGCTCCTCGACAACGTGGAGATCGTCGTCTAG
- the LOC121760459 gene encoding uncharacterized protein LOC121760459: MWARVAEIEEQQLREQVQAAVPRLIRRCRMIHRNHAEAHDRLFADYFAEQPSYPATVFRRHFRMQKELFLRIVNALSARYEYFQLCTNAAGKIGLLPLQKCTVAIRQLAYGGTVDMFDEYLHAGDTTGRECLKNFCLEVRETFRDLYVEANLEELPNGVERLVYNRVQRHAPHHHTRSYCRSMTLDLAYAYFGVAGSNNDLNVLQSSPLFNQQCRGLGPAIDFTVNDNPYKMGYYLADDIYPSWPIFFKTIRCSTEPKRAYFAQKQEAARKDVERAFGVLQAR; the protein is encoded by the exons ATGTGGGCACGCGTAGCGGAGATTGAAGAACAACAGTTGCGGGAACAGGTGCAGGCGGCAGTCCCTAGGCTAATCCGACGTTGTCGGATGATTCACCGTAACCATGCCGAAGCTCACGACCGGTTGTTCGCGGATTACTTTGCCGAGCAGCCAAGCTATCCGGCGACAGTTTTCCGTCGGCATTTCAGAATGCAGAAGGAACTTTTCTTGCGCATTGTAAATGCACTTTCGGCCCGTTACGAGTACTTCCAGCTCTGCACCAACGCCGCCGGAAAGATCGGTCTGTTGCCGCTGCAGAAATGCACGGTTGCCATACGACAGTTGGCTTACGGAGGAACTGTcgatatgttcgacgaatatcTTCACGCCGGCGATACGACTGGACGCGAGTGTCTGAAGAATTTTTGTCTAGAAGTGAGAGAGACATTCAGAGACCTATATGTGGAAGCCAACT TGGAAGAACTTCCCAACGGCGTGGAGAGGCTAGTTTACAACCGGGTTCAAAGGCACGCACCCCACCATCATACTCGAAGCTATTGCCGATCAATGACTCTGGATTTGGCatatgcttacttcggtgttgCCGGGTCGAataacgacctcaacgtcctgcAGTCCTCGCCACTCTTCAATCAACAATGCAGGGGTTTAGGCCCAGCTATTGACTTCACTGTCAACGACAATCCCTATAAGATGGGTTACTACTTGGCTGATGACATCTACCCGTCGTGGCCCATTTTTTTTAAGACGATCAGATGCTCAACTGAGCCGAAGAGGGCTTATTTTGCCCAAAAGCAAGAGGCCGCTcgaaaggatgtggagcgggcttttggtgtgctccaagcgcgtTAG
- the LOC121762569 gene encoding plasmodesmata-located protein 2-like produces MGPSQSLLLLLALSLSSTLLLTSSTDYSALVFKGCADQNFQNSNGLYTSTLRALFDALISQSSSAKFYKTTSGDGTSAAVSGLFQCRGDISNSDCTNCVRKAPNLAQKLCGEAIAARVQLNGCYLRYEISGFRQVSGVELLYKICGSTRASGGGFGDRLDLALGEIVKGVVNGGFYAAAYESVYVLGQCEGDLSGGDCVSCVKSAIDKAKSVCGSAISAQIYLQTCYISYTYYPNGVASNNQQPQFSSSGAQGWNREKIIAVVLGGAVGVGLVMACLLFTKSVFKKKHRNHKYGG; encoded by the exons ATGGGACCGTCTCAAtctctccttctcctcctcgccctctctctctcctccacGCTCCTCCTCACCTCCTCAACCGACTACTCCGCCCTCGTCTTCAAAGGCTGCGCCGACCAGAACTTCCAAAATTCCAACGGCCTCTACACCAGCACCCTCCGCGCTCTCTTCGACGCGCTCATCTCCCAATCCTCCTCCGCCAAGTTCTACAAAACGACGTCGGGCGACGGCACCTCTGCCGCCGTCAGCGGCCTCTTCCAATGCCGAGGCGACATCTCCAACAGCGACTGCACCAATTGCGTGAGGAAAGCCCCCAATCTGGCGCAGAAGCTCTGCGGCGAAGCGATCGCGGCGAGAGTCCAGCTCAACGGCTGCTACCTCCGCTACGAGATCTCCGGATTCAGGCAGGTGAGCGGCGTGGAGCTTCTCTACAAGATATGCGGCTCCACCCGGGCGAGCGGGGGCGGGTTTGGGGACCGATTGGATCTGGCGCTGGGGGAGATAGTGAAAGGAGTCGTGAACGGAGGATTCTACGCGGCGGCTTATGAGTCGGTGTACGTGCTAGGTCAGTGCGAAGGAGATCTGAGCGGCGGCGACTGCGTGAGCTGCGTGAAATCCGCGATCGACAAGGCGAAATCGGTGTGCGGAAGCGCGATCTCGGCGCAGATATACCTTCAGACTTGCTACATTAGCTACACCTATTACCCCAACGGCGTCGCCAGCAACAACCAGCAACCGCAGTTTTCATCGTCAG GGGCGCAAGGATGGAACAGAGAGAAGATAATTGCCGTGGTGCTTGGCGGAGCAGTAGGCGTGGGGCTGGTTATGGCGTGTTTGTTGTTCACAAAATCAGTTTTCAAGAAAAAGCACCGTAATCACAAATATGGTGGATGA